The genome window ACTCCGCCTGGGTCACTTCCGTCTGATCAATATAGAAACTTTTCACCGTCACAGTATGAACCGGCTTTTGGTCGCTAATGCCACTGTTGCTTCCCATCTGGA of Candidatus Neomarinimicrobiota bacterium contains these proteins:
- a CDS encoding SUMF1/EgtB/PvdO family nonheme iron enzyme; the protein is MVYVEGGTFQMGSNSGISDQKPVHTVTVKSFYIDQTEVTQAE